A single region of the Mercenaria mercenaria strain notata chromosome 6, MADL_Memer_1, whole genome shotgun sequence genome encodes:
- the LOC123549458 gene encoding methionine--tRNA ligase, cytoplasmic-like, giving the protein MAGVKGSPEDIEKLQAAVAHQGNKVRELKTNKAEKNAIDSEVAILLDLKKQLAACQGQESAPQSGGGKKKGGGKQQKPAEGKKEVIGTAGPANSAEVDRLTAAVAEQGNKVRELKTNKAEKVVVDAEVGKLLDLKKQLAVAQGQDPEAAAGGKKKGKKK; this is encoded by the exons ATGGCAGGTGTGAAGGGAAGTCCAGAAGACATAGAGAAGTTACAGGCTGCAGTTGCACATCAG GGAAACAAAGTGAGGGAGTTGAAAACAAACAAGGCAGAGAAGAACGCGATAGATTCAGAAGTGGCCATTTTACTTGACTTGAAGAAACAGTTGGCAGCTTGCCAAGGTCAGGAGTCTGCTCCACAATCTGGGGGAGGTAAAAAGAAGGGCGGTGGAAAACAGCAAAAACCAGCTGAAGGGAAGAAGGAGGTGATTGGAACAGCAGGTCCTGCAAATTCAGCAGAGGTAGACAGATTGACAGCTGCAGTTGCAGAACAG GGAAACAAGGTGAGAGAGCTGAAGACAAACAAGGCAGAGAAGGTTGTAGTGGATGCTGAGGTTGGCAAGTTGCTTGATCTAAAGAAACAGCTGGCTGTTGCTCAGGGCCAGGATCCTGAGGCAGCTGCAGGAGGGAAAAAGAAGGGCAAAAAGAAGTAA